A genomic stretch from Malus domestica chromosome 15, GDT2T_hap1 includes:
- the LOC103431529 gene encoding leucine-rich repeat extensin-like protein 6: MEKWWWFLALLLLIAIPTEAGINVGGGVGVNVGPIGGGGVWIGGGINNGNGNPPVPSGSSPSGLERAFTALQAWKSAISDDPSKILDSWVGPNVCSYKGVFCSPDSQEVTGIDLNHANLKGNLVQELSLLSQLSLIHLNSNRFSGQIPETLRDLTALQELDLSNNDFSGGFPTVTLQIPNLIYLDLRYNSFSGTIPGELFNQKLDAIFLNNNNFEGEIPESLGNSQASVINFANNQFTGNLPASFGFMGTKLKEILFLNNRLTGCIPEGVGIFTDVKVFDASYNSLMGHLPDTISCLEEIEVLNLAHNELSGVLPDLVCSLKSLENLTVAYNFFSGFSQECTKLPDRNVWFDFSLNCIPGRNMQRPQPECSLIPGGGLNCLRIPGSKPLVCGSRYPSSSP; this comes from the coding sequence ATGGAGAAATGGTGGTGGTTTCTTGCACTTCTCCTACTGATTGCCATCCCCACGGAAGCTGGGATTAATGTGGGCGGAGGAGTTGGTGTCAATGTCGGCCCTATTGGCGGCGGCGGTGTCTGGATTGGTGGAGGAATCAATAATGGAAACGGGAATCCCCCGGTCCCGTCTGGTTCTTCTCCTTCAGGCCTCGAGAGAGCTTTCACCGCCCTCCAGGCGTGGAAATCCGCCATCTCCGACGACCCATCGAAGATTCTAGACTCATGGGTCGGCCCGAATGTGTGTTCTTACAAAGGGGTTTTCTGCTCACCTGATTCTCAAGAAGTTACGGGCATAGATCTCAACCACGCCAATCTCAAGGGCAATCTCGTCCAAGAGCTCTCTTTACTCTCTCAACTCTCTCTCATCCACCTCAACAGCAACAGATTCTCCGGCCAAATCCCCGAAACTCTCCGAGACCTCACCGCCCTCCAAGAACTCGACCTCAGCAACAACGACTTCTCCGGCGGCTTCCCAACGGTCACATTACAAATTCCGAACCTCATCTACCTCGACCTCCGATACAACAGCTTCTCCGGCACCATCCCGGGCGAACtcttcaaccaaaaactcgaCGCGATCttcctcaacaacaacaatttcgAAGGCGAAATCCCCGAGAGTTTAGGAAACTCCCAAGCCTCCGTCATCAATTTCGCAAACAACCAGTTCACCGGAAACCTCCCGGCCAGCTTCGGCTTCATGGGGACGAAACTGAAAGAGATTTTGTTCCTCAACAACCGGTTAACCGGCTGCATTCCCGAAGGAGTCGGGATCTTCACAGACGTTAAGGTGTTCGATGCAAGCTATAATTCCCTGATGGGTCATCTTCCCGACACGATTTCTTGCCTGGAAGAAATCGAAGTTCTGAACTTGGCGCACAACGAGCTGTCGGGGGTGCTGCCGGACTTGGTGTGTTCGTTGAAAAGCCTGGAGAATCTGACCGTTGCTTACAATTTCTTTTCTGGGTTTAGTCAGGAATGTACGAAGTTGCCTGACCGGAATGTGTGGTTTGATTTCTCCCTGAATTGCATTCCCGGGCGGAACATGCAGCGGCCGCAGCCGGAATGCTCTCTGATTCCGGGCGGCGGGTTGAATTGCCTGAGAATTCCGGGGTCCAAGCCTCTGGTCTGTGGGTCCCGCTACCCATCGTCTTCTCCATAA
- the LOC103415839 gene encoding phosphatidylglycerophosphate phosphatase PTPMT2-like translates to MKIEELEVEWDCDRNDGLYGRQIVGVDDAKRALVGAGARILFYPTLLYNVLRNKMEAEFRWWDEVDQFVLLGAVPFPKDVPQLKRLGVGGVITLNEPYETLVPTSLYRAHGIDHLVIPTRDYLFAPSFVDIDRAVEFIHKNASCGEITYVHCKAGRGRSTTIVLCYLVKYKNMTPSAALDYVRSRRPRVLLAPSQWKAVQEYSRCGSTTAACSPSGDAVLITKDDLEGYHGTYDDTAHKQLAIVPKMVKVSPMIARLSCLFASLKVSGNCGPVTRRLSVPEPRAC, encoded by the exons ATGAAGATCGAGGAACTGGAGGTGGAGTGGGATTGCGATCGGAACGACGGCCTTTACGGGAGGCAGATAGTTGGGGTTGACGACGCCAAGCGAGCACTCGTAGGAGCCGGGGCGCGGATCCTCTTTTACCCGACCCTGTTGTATAATGTGCTGCGGAACAAGATGGAAGCTGAGTTCAGATGGTGGGATGAAGTTGACCAG TTTGTTCTCCTCGGTGCGGTTCCATTTCCCAAAGACGTTCCCCAGTTGAAGCGGCTAGGTGTTGGTGGTGTTATCACTCTCAATGAACCTTACGAAACTTTGGTTCCGACATCCTTGTATCGT GCCCATGGGATTGACCATCTTGTAATTCCCACGCGAGATTATCTATTTGCTCCTTCATTTGTTGATATTGACAGGGCTGTAGAATTCATTCACA AGAATGCATCCTGTGGTGAAATTACTTATGTGCACTGTAAAGCTGGTCGGGGAAGGAGCACAACTATCGTGCTTTGCTATTTG GTGAAATACAAGAACATGACACCATCTGCAGCCCTAGACTATGTCCGGTCTAGAAGACCACGTGTGCTGCTAGCCCCCTCACAATGGAAG GCTGTTCAAGAATACAGCAGATGTGGATCAACTACCGCAGCATGTTCTCCCTCAGGAGATGCAGTTTTAATTACCAAAGATGATCTTGAAGGGTACCATGGAACTTACGACGACACTGCTCATAAGCAGTTGGCAATTGTTCCCAAAATGGTGAAAGTCAGCCCCATGATAGCTAGGTTATCATGCCTTTTCGCATCCTTGAAAGTCTCAGGAAATTGTGGACCAGTCACGAGGCGGTTGTCTGTGCCGGAGCCACGTGCTTGCTGA
- the LOC103431530 gene encoding acid phosphatase 1-like, which yields MASVRHRPLLLLLITLLAIPTSLSSQSIIQMPKKRHRVYASDDSLFCDSWRFSVETNDAGTWSNIPSRCVGFVQNYMTGARYPSDSAAVANFSLSFAKGVTIGGDGKDAWVFDIDETLLSNLPYYQAHGFGSETFDEASFDEWVELAEAPALPASLNLYSQLERLGFKIFLLTGRSEYQRNATAKNLLFAGYNNWERLLLRGPSDQGTLATVFKSQKRSDLINEGYRIHGSSGDQWSDLVGFAIAQRSFKLPNPMYYIA from the exons ATGGCCTCCGTCCGCCATCgccctctcctcctcctcctcatcaccCTCCTCGCAATCCCCACGTCCTTATCATCCCAATCCATCATCCAAATGCCGAAGAAACGACACCGCGTCTACGCCTCCGACGACAGCCTCTTCTGCGACAGCTGGAGATTCTCCGTCGAGACCAACGACGCCGGGACCTGGTCCAACATTCCGTCCAGGTGTGTCGGGTTCGTCCAGAACTACATGACCGGCGCCCGGTACCCGTCCGATTCGGCGGCCGTCGCGAATTTCTCGCTGAGCTTCGCGAAGGGGGTGACGATAGGCGGCGATGGGAAGGACGCGTGGGTGTTCGACATCGATGAGACTCTGCTTTCGAATTTGCCCTACTATCAGGCACATGGATTCGG ATCAGAGACGTTCGATGAAGCATCTTTCGATGAGTGGGTGGAGTTGGCTGAGGCCCCTGCTCTCCCAGCAAGTTTAAATCTATACAGTCAGCTTGAGCGGTTGGGTTTCAAGATTTTTCTGTTAACTGGGCGGAGCGAATATCAGAGAAATGCCACCGCGAAAAACCTTCTATTTGCAGGTTACAACAATTGGGAGAGGCTGCTGCTGAG AGGACCTTCTGATCAAGGAACACTTGCCACGGTCTTCAAATCCCAGAAGAGATCGGACTTGATAAATGAAGGTTATCGAATTCATGGGAGCTCGGGAGATCAATGGAGTGATTTGGTGGGTTTTGCAATTGCTCAACGATCCTTTAAACTTCCAAACCCAATGTATTACATTGCCTAG